A single window of Methylomarinum sp. Ch1-1 DNA harbors:
- a CDS encoding UPF0182 family protein: MQAKVDSSRRFIVWGSACFLVVAVVMFAATHFLVEIWWHDSLNMLLYYLLRIAYRDLIALTITLIQGSFIFLNFILVPQLLGFEPKQLFAGSGFKNRLSVLMLTPSARLFMLSAAIFTIPILTPIYLHWEDFLLYFFNSGSDMKDPVFERDISFYLFTFPLFKLVQYELLAVFSLLFATIALVYWVAYRQLDSGKRPLPPSAQLHLSLLILVIVAIQAWSIALERFDILYVDRHKPVYFGPGFVELNFQLPLIWLSFLFFIAAAIAGIWYIHTRRGLKLMFVCASIYFATVAIKQGEWVPGLIERFYVVPNPVTAERKNIDYNIQATLQAFELDRVERIDYPLKSASDPINSQAINKVLKNIPLWDHDLLLAGYDQMQAIRTFFDFDRVAVDRYWIEGRNYQVNVAARELNIYRLPQEAKTWNNLHFIYTHGYGVVMTPSLQTGNQPMQWLIRDLNMQTDYEQLKIKRPQIFYGLAKYYYAITPNDARAPQPEDENLQIRNDLQVEGGVAISSLFRRIVLSSYLQDIDLLVTTNLNAESRLLFRRNILEMLETLAPFLTIDPNPYPVVVDGKIYWIVDAYTASNQYPLVDNYNFPIREQASNGAVHRVNYLRNSVKIIIDAYSGQLDFYLIDPKDPVAMTYRNIYPMLFKDADDIPPAFINHLSYPSRLLALQMDVYSRYHQTNPDVYYQQSEAMSFPEVEEKRLLPYFLTLAPSGGLGNANPDLYRFLLLAPLTKINRDNLGIIAMAGCIKAADCRSSYSADIAVYRFSFDQQVEGPAQINSFINQDPIISQQLTLWQQRGTKVIKGRMIIVPVDGNLLYIQPIYTQSTRTTGFPQLTRIIVAMNQVAAMDASIEGAFQKLKAKLGL; encoded by the coding sequence ATGCAAGCCAAAGTAGATTCTTCCAGGCGTTTTATAGTTTGGGGAAGCGCGTGTTTTCTCGTGGTGGCAGTTGTTATGTTCGCTGCGACCCATTTCCTGGTCGAGATTTGGTGGCATGACTCGCTCAATATGTTGCTGTATTATCTGTTGCGAATTGCCTACCGGGATTTGATCGCCTTAACGATTACCTTGATTCAAGGGAGCTTTATCTTTCTCAATTTTATCTTGGTTCCGCAACTTCTAGGCTTCGAACCAAAGCAACTGTTTGCCGGTTCAGGGTTCAAGAACCGGCTCAGTGTCTTGATGTTGACGCCTTCTGCTAGGCTATTCATGCTCTCGGCCGCTATCTTTACGATACCGATTTTGACACCGATCTATTTGCATTGGGAAGACTTCCTGTTGTACTTTTTCAATTCAGGGTCGGACATGAAGGACCCTGTCTTCGAACGAGACATTAGCTTTTATTTATTTACCTTCCCGTTATTCAAGTTGGTGCAATATGAGTTGCTAGCGGTATTTTCTTTGCTATTCGCGACCATTGCATTAGTCTATTGGGTGGCTTACCGCCAACTAGATAGCGGAAAAAGACCGTTGCCACCTAGTGCTCAGCTCCATTTGTCGCTACTAATCCTCGTGATTGTCGCAATCCAGGCTTGGTCGATTGCTTTGGAGCGTTTCGATATACTCTATGTCGACCGCCATAAACCGGTCTATTTTGGCCCGGGGTTCGTCGAATTAAATTTTCAGTTGCCGTTGATCTGGCTGAGCTTTTTGTTTTTTATCGCTGCGGCAATTGCAGGCATCTGGTATATACACACCCGTCGCGGTCTAAAACTAATGTTTGTTTGTGCGAGTATTTACTTTGCTACAGTGGCGATAAAACAGGGTGAATGGGTGCCGGGATTGATCGAACGATTTTATGTCGTTCCCAATCCAGTTACCGCCGAACGTAAAAATATTGACTACAACATTCAAGCTACCTTACAAGCGTTCGAATTGGACCGGGTCGAGAGGATCGATTATCCGTTGAAGAGCGCTTCGGATCCGATCAATAGTCAGGCGATCAACAAGGTCTTGAAAAACATCCCATTATGGGATCATGATCTGTTGTTGGCAGGCTACGATCAAATGCAAGCGATCAGAACTTTTTTCGATTTTGATCGAGTCGCGGTCGATCGTTACTGGATAGAAGGCAGGAATTACCAGGTTAACGTGGCGGCTCGGGAACTCAATATTTACAGGCTGCCACAGGAGGCTAAGACCTGGAACAACCTGCATTTTATTTATACTCATGGCTATGGCGTGGTGATGACCCCATCGTTACAGACTGGGAATCAACCCATGCAATGGCTGATTCGTGACCTGAATATGCAAACCGATTATGAACAATTAAAGATTAAGCGACCGCAAATATTCTACGGCCTGGCAAAATATTATTACGCCATTACGCCTAATGATGCTCGTGCGCCGCAACCTGAGGATGAAAACCTCCAAATTCGCAACGATTTGCAAGTAGAGGGCGGTGTAGCGATTTCCTCGTTGTTCCGGAGAATCGTATTGTCGAGTTATCTACAGGATATCGATCTGTTGGTGACGACTAATTTAAACGCCGAAAGTCGCTTGCTTTTCCGGCGTAACATTCTCGAAATGCTCGAGACCCTGGCTCCTTTTTTGACGATAGACCCTAATCCTTATCCGGTCGTGGTTGATGGAAAAATTTATTGGATCGTCGATGCCTACACCGCTTCCAATCAATATCCGCTCGTGGATAACTATAATTTTCCAATCCGCGAGCAAGCAAGTAACGGCGCTGTTCACCGCGTAAATTATCTGCGCAATTCGGTGAAAATCATCATCGACGCCTATAGCGGTCAGCTGGACTTTTATTTGATCGATCCGAAAGATCCAGTCGCGATGACTTATCGTAATATCTATCCGATGCTTTTCAAAGACGCCGATGACATACCTCCCGCCTTTATTAATCATCTGAGTTATCCGAGTCGGTTATTAGCGCTGCAGATGGATGTGTATAGCCGCTATCATCAAACTAATCCGGATGTGTATTATCAGCAGAGCGAGGCGATGAGTTTTCCTGAGGTCGAAGAAAAACGCCTGCTACCGTATTTTCTGACGCTGGCGCCTAGCGGAGGTTTGGGCAATGCCAACCCTGATTTATACCGTTTTTTACTGCTTGCTCCACTGACTAAGATCAATCGGGATAATTTGGGGATAATCGCGATGGCGGGTTGCATCAAAGCGGCCGATTGCCGGTCATCTTATTCGGCCGACATTGCCGTTTATCGATTTTCCTTTGATCAACAAGTCGAAGGTCCGGCCCAAATCAACAGTTTTATCAATCAGGACCCGATCATTTCACAGCAATTGACCCTTTGGCAACAACGAGGCACCAAAGTCATTAAAGGTCGGATGATTATCGTGCCGGTGGATGGCAATTTGCTTTACATTCAACCTATCTATACTCAGTCTACACGAACTACCGGTTTTCCCCAGTTAACCCGCATCATCGTCGCGATGAACCAGGTGGCGGCAATGGATGCTTCGATAGAAGGCGCTTTCCAGAAATTAAAAGCCAAGTTGGGATTGTGA